TTATGGATTGCTATATTTCTGAAAAAGGTTGATGAAGTATTGGTAAGCCATTGGTGAAGAAAACCTGATACTTTTTATTGATCAGCTCTTGTCagctttttgaattattatcatGTAGCCTCCATAGCCATTTAAATAGCAATGCCTTATTCTTGCCTTCTAGTGAATTAATGCCTAAACCTCTTCTATTCTTTCCCTTAACCACCAGTTGTCAtgcaactttataatttttttgattttttaaatacccACACCATAAGAATATCCTTTTAATTGAAGTAATAACCCTAGCAACTCCCTTTGACATAAGAAAAAAGACATGTAATATAAAGGGAGGGaggacaaaataattttaataagacACACTTTTCCTATCATGCTAAATAAATGTCCTTTCCATAGGCCTAATCTTGTATGAATTCTATTTATTATAAGTTTTCAAGTGGAGAGTCATTTTGGACTTGCTCCCAAGGGAAGTCTTAAGTATAAGATTGAGAGCGAGTTTCATTTGTAATATATTGCATTTGCCATTCCATCTGTATATTCATTATCTAGGTTGATTCCAACCAGTGAACTTTTATTAAAGTTGACCTTCAGACCTGAAGCCAACCTAAACAACCTCAAAATCCTTTTAGCAGTTGATATTGAATGGAAGTCATTACGACTAAACACTAAGATATCATCTACATATTGTAAATGACTAAAATGCATGTCATTTCTGTAATTAATTCCTTTACACAAGCTAAAATTTGAACCTCCCTTGAATAGAATTGATAATACTTCTACAATtatatcaaaaagaaaaggtgataaTGGTTCACCTTGACATAGACCAAGATGAACTCCAAACTTCATGCTTGGTGAACCATTAATAAGAATTGATAACTTGGATCCCTTAATGCATTCATGGATTAAAGAAATCCAACTCTTCATAAAGCCCATGTATGACATCACTTCCTTTAGATACTCCCAAACAATTCAATCAAAAGCCTAATAGAAGTCCACTTTATAACAAAACCATGTTGCACACTTTTCCTTACATTATGTACAACTTTATTTGCCATCATGAAGACATCTAAGATCTACCTACTAGAGATGAAAGTTGTCTAGTTAGCACTAATAATGCTAGGCATAACTTGTCGTAATCTATTAGATAACAATTTTCCAACAATTTTGTACAAGCTATGCATTAAACTTATCGGCCTATACTCTGAAAATTTAGTAGGCAGTTTTGTCTTTAGGACCAAAGCTACATGAAAGATATTAACCCCCTTTAATCAACTTAAGTATCCTCATTTAGGTTAGGGTGATTATACTATTTAATCTACACCACAACTACACTTGAAAAACTTAAGCATCCACCTTCTACCTACATTGATTATACCGTTTAATATTTGATACCAAATTCCATTAATTTGTGATGATAAATctgcaaaataattttgttagctTTCATAGTCCATTATATGCTTGTATAAGTCCTTGAggtgtttaaattaaaatacacGTATGATGATCATCCTTACCAGGTGATACTAAAATTCCTAACTAATAATTTGTGTCCGATTAGTCTCATATGAAAAGGTATTGTTAAGTTTTCAAATGGTTGATGAAAAATTaggtcttttttatttcattttaattaaatgcaacAAAAATGATTAATTGTGTGAACTCAAAATGTTACAACATTAAAGCTTAATTCCTATTTAAGGTTTTCTAAAAATGgagacaaaaataaattgataactaGTAAAAAGTTTTTGTGTCAAAACTAATAAGATCTAGTCCATTTGTTTGCACTATACGACGacctaaactaatttttttaaaacataaaaaaaaagtactaagAACATGGAAAGTTAACCGGATGTGATTTGGTTTATTTAATaggtttaaataaaatatggatGACCAAAAAAAGCATGGatcaacttattaaaaaaacaaagaaattgttttttaaaaaatatttagatgatgGCATATTGAATGACTCTGTCATGCGCTACTCAATTCATTAACTTAGTTggatttattaatttcttttaaaataatttttaattaattatttgataaaaattagatGCTCATAATTTCGAGTAtcaatcataaaataaacatttaatttatttgagatCGTGATAACCTtaaacaaagattaaaaaaaaaaaaccatttacaaAGTTTATTTcccaaccaattcaatattgatgaataaaatcaagaaacaaaataaaatatttttttaaaaaaatattatcaacatTAAGTAAAAAGGGCCAAATTGCCTCTAAGATGACAATTAAGACCCTATAGTCAagatttaaaagtgatttttttttttattttaaaaatatagtatacCCAAGTTAAGTATTGTTTTGCATTTATTGGCATTATAGTAACTGAACTttgcaataaaaacaaaaaagacaacaataacctcaatcaattaaaaaatagctaATCCACAATAATTGAAGGAAGGCGAGTATTAAAGTAATTGTaagagaaaaaatgataaatttactGTTTTAACCTATACTAATTAATTTGGGTGAATCTTTTAAATCTTGGTTAACATTTCAAATTCCTAAcatgtgaaattgaaaacacgagttcaattaaaaaaaaatattgtcaaccaacttaatattaaatgataaaaataaaaaataaatatcccaaattaaaaaactaaacaaagcaaaagaagaagaagaagaagaagaattagcATCAAATATGAAAGGGTAGAATATGAAAGGATAGAAAAAtgaaggggtgaaattgaaaaagaaaaaaaaatcaaaaactatcttaaataaaaggaaaagaaatcaaaagaatgcaACATGGATTTCTAGatggaaagggaaaagaaaggaaaaaaagaaaaggatgttgGCAATGCATCAAAGGTATGGCGACTACACGTGTCGTACTAGGATGAAGAGGAGGCAGAGACAAATCGAATAACAAGGTGGAATAACATTTTTGACCTATAGAGTCAGCTGCATACACTATCCACATACAGTAGCACGACTAATGCATGCAACATACACGTTAACAgccttttgagttttttttttcaaagatactACTTTATACTCTGGAACcaaatattattacaaaaaaaaaatagagtaattattaaaagtttttattgaaattacaaATAAGCCCCTTAAGTAAAgtttataaaaatttgaatatagGGTACTAAAGTAATTATACTGTAAAAAAATTACggaatgctaaaaaaaaaccctataccTAGACATTccttaacaattttaaaatgataaatgagccaaaaaaaaactgttttaccCTGAAAGGACAttttatttagagttttttaaatgaaaaaacaatcaatttactattaaaatatacattaaacaaataaatacacAGTGTTTTTCCCGCATTTCTTAGCTTTCTCTCAAATAAATCGGTACACTCTAAGAGTAAGCTAAGCTGGTAAATATTTACTGAGATGTAGGAAAGAATAATTAGAAAGTGGagagcttttttttgttttttttttttttttttcaaaaaccttcATCATCGTGGCTTCTCGTTTATCAAGTGGTATCTCTCAATGGcttgatattgttattatttctttagttaaatatatttttattatgtctttaattaaatatatttttatgtatttttatctatatcttttatttatgtaCATTAACTAAACATAACCTTGAGAATTTCTCAAAGGAGGCAACAAAACTCGAAGCTAACAAATTAAGGATGATGATAATGACAttaattgcaaaaaaacaaaagaggggATTAAAAGCTTAGATTTAGGCGAAAAACACGGGATGACTTTTCCATTATGAAAATGTGTCTTTGTACCTTATTATTACTTAACTTTTCCTATTTTACTAACTCCTAAAACTTAAAAGCCAATAGTTCGTCATTAGCATCTTCAAAAGGCTCCCCTTTTTCTTCTAGTAAAGTATAATTATACAGtgtgaaataatttattaaaaaaagcacAGATACTACCAAAACATTTGGTGATAGAGGAAGATACGTAGCAATGCTTGCGAAATAAAAGGAGAAAGTGGAGGCCGAAAATTATTTCGTTTGTCTTTTTTGGCACTTTGAAATTACAAATAAGCCCCTCaagtaaatcttttaaaaatttaaatgcaaGGGTAATAGAGTAATTAtactataacaaaaaatataaaattcagcTGTCAAATTACTATTACTATCTGTAGGTGTCTGTATGAGTTTGGAAACGCAGACAGTAaatttacttgtttttataaaaaaaataaatttttttatattagagatcgttttgatatgataattttaaaaataattttttaaaaaataaaaatattattttaatatattttaacataaaatatactttaaaaaacaatcataattatattctcaaactcaatatttttccatgtttcttatctttatctttaataattcaataaagaaTACTTTACCGAAAGAACTTTTTATTCTCTTGATAATTATGCAgtgtgaaataatttataaagaaagcACGGATAGTACCAAGATATTTGGTGATAGAACAAGATACGTAGCAATGCATGCGAAATATTCTGAACGTGACgaccatttaatttaatatcagaATCTGttactttttcttaattagcttaaagtaattaatttattaacattatAGAACATGAGAGATTCAAATCTTTGATCAAATAGTCTTCTTTGAGTTCTTCAGTCAATTGAgaatctttcttgttctttttcttgGCATGCAAGTCATCTTgggtggttattttttttctgtcttattatctctttctttctatctttctttctatctttctttcaatttctttttcgaGGTTTAgtaaccttaaaaaaaagctcaaatctATTGGGAAAGTAATATATTTCTGGATTTATTATATATGACTCTTCCCTAgaataatataatgatttttttttccatctaaaaaacttaaaatatatttttaaaggcattaaaattttttcatgtgactcatttattattaacaaataaagtgagaaaaaataagtatttttttcaaaactttattgTCTAGTAAAATGACCCAAATATCcttggaagaaaaaagattaaacatGGCGTCAaggggtatttttgtatttttataatggtttttttggttattatgATTGCTGAAGGGATCTTTTGTATTTgtataaatgtaaaaaataataaacaattaaatgcACAGTGAAACTATGaaaatacccttaaaataaatttaaaaaatttagtctCAAGTCAAGGGGTGTTTTGGCTTTTCACaatggtttttttgtaattacaaAGTCAACTTAGAAGCAATTTTGTAtttgactaataaaaaaaaaagtgagggcACGTGGGAGGTGACTGTGCCCTTCAAGTGGTACGTGAGGCATTTCCTAGCATCCAAAAATACCATTCTATCGTGTTGTTTAAAGAGTCGTCGTGTTCTCTTTCTGTAGATGCGATATGGGTCTCTATTACTGGTTCGATTTGATGTCTATagccctttatttatttttccgttcttattttcttctcccctaaaaattatagcttaacccttttaattattgaaatttcaatttcaattctttttcttttaatttctaattttttatttttgctcttttgtagaaattttatttgttttaaatatcatCATTCAATCTTagtttatcaaatattatattttctaatgtggtccttattctttagatttctaatttttatccttggttttcttgtaaaaaatttagtagtttttctatttcatcctttaattcaaattgatggtgttgttatgtttttcaatttggttttcataattttaatatattgagatttggatttcatagtttttttaaattaggtgtttcgggtttaataacttgggtcatgagatttgtttttttttaaaaaaaagttttgtaatccttcatgttttttattaggttattcaAATCTTATTATCTAGGCTACTGGTTTGATGAGATGTCTTGGATTgactttgttttgattattaggATTACAAGTTTGTCATAACgagttttttttgtcatgttttaCCTTATTTTGGAACCTAAACAtcattttttgaagaaaaaaattataatcccaCATCAAAGCACGTGCACCAAGGCTACTCTAGAggatttttatatgaattgtcTACCTTATGGTATCAAaattgacatctttttttttaaaaaaaaatattaaataaacaaaataataaaacatatatagacATCGATATAAAACATTATATCTTTGAAAATTAGTGTGTTCACATGTTAAATCCATACACATAACTATTCACATATGTTTGGTGATTGTAGCCAACCAAATTACCATAACAACAATAGAAGCAGTCATAACTTCGCGGTAATGCATTCGATAACTTCATTTAATGAAGAAAGCATACCTAATAacattctaatttatttattaaaaaaaaaataattcttttacaTAGGCTATTGTCCATTTTAAATTATGTACAAACGTTATATAAGATCTCGATGCAAATTCCTCGGATTAAAATTGAATCACCCATCTTTCTTAAAGCAAGAAATGTATAAAAAGAAGAACAGAATCCATGCCAATGATGACATTCGTGAAATCGGTGAAATGATTTTAAAacgataattaattaaaaccgAAGGATGAATGTTTTAGCATGAGAAAGAACTTTATGTAACTAAAAGAACAAGCATGTAAAATTGTAATCTTATAGCTGTTTATGTATTCGtttaattaatgtatatatCTACAGATACCGATACTTTCTTTTTAGGAGTGGATGGAATCATGGAAATTAACTTGAATATAAACGATCTAGCTAGGGAGTAAAATAAACAGACAACGCAGCTTTAATAAACTATCCAGCAAAAGATGCATGGGCTTGGTTCTGCATGctcaaattaaaaactctaaaaatggaagaacataaaggaacagATCGCAGCTGGTTTTGCAGAATACCATATAACTAGGAAGGTTAGAGGTGTTAGTTTTCTTCGTGATTACTAGGGGCGTTTCAAGGACCGGGAAGGGTCAGGTCAAGGCTGCTCAAGACCTTACCTTACCTTTCCTTTCTCATGGTGTGGTATGGTTTGGTGTTTTCATGAGAGGGAGGGATCGGAGGTGGGCTCTAAATTGTTTATGCATCCAAAGCCGAAGGTGCAGGTGGATGACGAGTTGGTGGGGCTGGCATCTATATTTACACGTGGCGGGAATCCACCATAGTCAAGTCAACCAAAGAATGTCTTCCACGTACACAAACTGCTAGCTGGCAAGGAAGTTATGGAAGACGGCTAGGGGCCAAAGCCGCATGTGGGTCCACTTCAGGATTTCGGGTGCTGGGCCAGTTCTGTGGGTCCGCAGTTTAGAGTTTACTAGGAGAGGGTGCATGAGGCCCTCTCGTCCGTCTTGGTTTGCAACTATAAATCGACCATTCCGGCTGTGCCTCTCTTGCAAGCATACATTACCTCTCGCTCTCtcttaaaaaatcattgtgaGCGGTTTgttggcttctcttcttcacattctctctttctctgtctctctttttcttcctctctaTATTTCTTCTTGAAGCTTAAAGAGTGATAAAACAGAGCACCCTGTTTCGATTCCTCTGGTTCTTCTTCACTACTCCAGCTTGTTCTAGCTTCTAATATTAGTGTCTTCTACTCTTAAGGTAGCGTAGTTTTCTCAAATGGGtttttcttgattcttgatTATATAGTCTTGATTGGGTTCCAAATCTTGTATGTacttatttgaaagaaaatgtgattttggttttttgttttttctagtgGAAAGATGACAAACCAAAATGTGGTAGTGGCTGATACAAATTCTGGACTCAACTTGGCAATCACAGTGCATGTAACAAACTCCTCCATCTTCACCACGGCGGCCCAGAAACCTCCAGCGGCACCAGGTGGTTACATATCCATATCTAGAAAGAAACTCTTAAAGAATCTGGAAATCAATGGAGGAGCAAGAATTAATGCTTGGGTTGATTCCATGAAAGCCTCATCTCCTACTCATATCAAGTCCACACCTTCTGTTAATGAAGAACAAAGTTCATGGATTGTGAGTACACGCAGAACCCAAAAACCTAATCTCTATACTAATTCAAGTTCGAGAAAGGACCAGTTTTGCAAGTATCAAAAGATgactcctttttatttatttatttttaatgtggtGTTTGCAGCTTCACCACCCATCAGCACTGGAGATGTTTGAGCAGATAATTGATGCCTCTAAAGGAAAGCAAATTGTTATGTTCTTGGACTATGATGGCACACTTTCTCCTATTGTTGATGACCCAGATAAAGCTTTCATGTCCAAGCAGGTGGTATTGAGTCCTTTGTACAGTAcatctctctttttatatatatattatatatatattgttactGAAGTTTCTGTTGTGGTAAACTTAGATGAGAGCAACAGTGAGAAAGCTTGCAAGATTTTTCCCTACTGCAATAGTGAGTGGGAGGTGCAGAGACAAGGTACATTTGgaagctttttccttttctttaatgTAATATTAGAGGCTAATAAGTACATCTTACTCTGTCTTTTCTGTTCGTGTGGTCTGTAATTCTGAGCTTAACTTCGTAATCTTCATCTATATTTTATAGGTGTATAACTTTGTACGGTTAGCAGAACTGTACTATGCTGGAAGCCATGGCATGGACATTAAAGGACCAGCAAAAGGCTCCAAATACAAGAAAGTGAGTGAGCTTTACCACTGTATTTGCAAGTACCATCTAGTAAATGGCTTCATGAATTTCCCCTATCTTCTTCCGCAAAATGAtagaaattcttgtcttttatgttGTATTTTTCAGGGCGGTGATGGTGTTGTCTTTCAGGCTGCCAGTGAATTTCTTCCCATGATAGATGAGGTAATTTACTCCATATATGTTATAGAAATAATTCAAAGTCTTGATGATATTTACATCGTTTTTTATTACGGGATTTCAGGTTTACGAAGAATTGGTAGAGAAAACTAAAACAACTCCAGGGGCCAAGGTGGAGAACAACAAATTCTGCCTCTCTGTGCACTATCGCTGCGTTGATGAGAAAGTAGGAGTCGCGCACCAAATAATATTGCTACgactattatattaaaaagtaatatatattttagctaACTTtaatgcatgaaaaaaatacagaaatggAGTGGACTGGCACAAGTAGTTAAGTCAGTGTTGAAGGAGTACCCAAAGCTTCGACTTACTCAAGGAAGAAAGGTGTGGTTTGGcatctaattaataataaattaattaacaatactgtatttatttatttcttaactttGTAATATTTTAAGAGTATATAAAACAAGAGATGTCTCACTTTCAGCACCATTTTGTTTTACACAGGTTTTAGAAATCCGCCCGACCATTAAATGGGACAAAGGAAAGGCTCTTGAATTTTTGTTAGAGTCACTTGGTAAGTTTAGTGTTGTTTTCCTGTCGCTTTCCCGTAATTGATTGATAATAATCacgaactaaaaaaatacacttttttttttttaattattggaaTCAAACAGTTTCAATGTATCTCAAGAAAccgaaataaataaataaataaaaccaagtGTTTAAAAAGGTgtcaaccccccccccccactaGATTTGTCTATCTActtgggagaaaaaaaattaaagccagACAAGTAATAGTGCTGGATAATAATTAGTGTTGTACTTTTAATTAATGACCTTTAACTctactaattaatttatatatatatatctcctaCAGGATTCGCCAATTGCACTGATGTCTTTCCTGTTTACATTGGAGATGATAGAACGGACGAAGATGCATTTAAGGTATCCTATgcttaaaatataaacaagatCTCTCCTTTATAGTTTATACATCAAACTTTAATTCAGATCTTTTAagggtaataatattttttggctACTGTTATCAGGTACTAAGAGAGAGAGGACAAGGTTTTGGTATCTTGGTCTCTAAAATCCCAAAGGACACTAGTGCATCTTATTCCCTCCAGGAACCCACCCAGGCAAGTATCCACCACATGTATAATTGCTGTTATTCAGCgatgattctttttcttttttcctttttcttatgaGCAGTAACTAGCTAGCAGATACACGAGCTAGCCAGCCATGTAGCTTATGAGTTCTGAATGCTCCTACAGGTTATGGATTTCTTGCGACGTCTGGTGGAGTGGAAACGGCTGCCCTTTCAAGGGCGGTCAAGGGTGGTGTAAAGAGTAGAGGGAGGATTGAGACAGTACAGATATACCCACCCCTTCAAGAAATGTAATTAAGGGTGGGATGTTAGACTATGTAATCATCTCTTGTTCAAGATTAAAAAGTATGAACAAGAAAAGTAGGAAATATAATGACTATCTTCTTGGCTTGAAAGGCTCTGTATATCTTGTAGCTAGCTAGCTGGGTACAAGGGGAGATTAAGATCTGTGTAACTTAATTGCAagtaattaatctaattaaatgcATAGATATTTCAGCCTCATCTCCTCTACACCCTTGACTCgagcacaaaataaaaataaaataatgaagatttatttttaaattgagtgtGGATGAAAGTGTGTGCGCTCTCCATAACCAAAcctaataattaaacaatattgtAAGCTCCCCCATATGGGCTGCTGAAAGAatacaaattgttttttctttgcacATCTTTGTGGGCATCTTTGGGAAAGGATATTTGCAAGAATAATTCCCCTGGACGGAATTCATTACTAAATGACGATGGTGCTACAGATCATCTTTTCCGTAGCTAGTGATCCATTATTATGTGAGAACAAGTCCATTCCAAGGCCTTCAACCTTCATGTCTAAGGACATGAACGTGGGAACCATGTTCAATTTTTCATCATTGATCATCCTactttattgattaaaaacCTTTTGTTCTACAGAAAGTAGTCTCTACTTCGAGATTTACGATATTTCGGGAGAATGATGTAGCAACATCTCAACGTTACTCGCCATCTAATTAATAGCCTCATTCTCAATTACAAAACCTAGCTTGATGAACAATTTAAGAGTGTGCTGGCATTGCATTTGAGCAatccaaaaacttttaaaaattttgggtttgattAACATCCAAACATATAATAAGTGTGGCCTCGCAatgttgttaatattttatttttcttgacattattgttactattattttttcaatgtaattaaAGCCACTGCAGCTTGGCATGCCTTAGCTCACACACACTTGCATGTGCTTGGGACCTCAAATCGCAAACAAAGCCCCCGAAGTGTGTTGATATGAACAAATAACTTAATCCCTCTTAAATGTCTttctttgtttatattttagaaatagttttaaatttatatctttcttttttttgtttttttatccaaatatatttatatctgtTTATTTTATCTTGGATACTAATCAAACGCAACGACGACTTTGAACAACTGATGGGATTGGTAATTATGTATACCACAGAAAGAACACAAGGCTTTCAGAATCTGCTTCTTTCAGCTATGCAGCTTCAAATGTGTCTAGTTCATTTTTTCCAAAGGAAACTCTAGACAAAGAACCTTTCGCATTTTACGTCACAATGACCTTGGAATATTTGGTACACTTTCTTGATAATGTACAAGTTTTTCACAAACGATGCTTGTAAGAGAAAGGTCTGTGAGCCCACGGTTGCCAGCTTTGTGAATGAATATTCCTTTGCTAATAATTTCGAAGGCTACCCCCGCTAGAAGGTTGAGGAAGGGAGGTATCTTGTGATAACTGCTTTACAGATCTTAAAATGGACCGGTTAGAAAAATCTCAGAGGCCACATATCTCTTTTAAGAAAGGTAGGAAGAGTTTAAGGCTGCATTTCCTTTTGTTGCTTTCCACAAGGAGCTCAATAATCACTCGTCAAGGACTACAAGATTGCTGTATGTACTCTCTACAACATATTTGGAAGGTATGGAGTtgtgtaaaaagaaaagatgatgcTGATCCGTCACTatttacaaagaaagaaaagcaatgTATGGCAAATTTTCTGACCCAGCAAAATGAAATGACTTTATCCTTCCAAGAAGATAAGTTGGCATGGCCATGTAAAAACACAAACATGCATTATTGATCTTATATGATAGACCACCATTACCATATTTAGTACAGATCAATCACTGTTGAGTAACATTATTTAGCATCAACATTAATAAAGTTCACAAGGATCTCTAATTTTGTGCTGAGGTAGGGAAAAACTCTCTCATTACATTCATAATTTACTAGAAAATGCaatgtaagaaaagaaaaggtatgtAGATAGAACTTATCATAGCTAACTCACTGACAAATCCTTAATTTGGAGATAAGGTTATCGTTTTCATTTATGATTGGATCATTTGGAGATTTGGCAGTGTGCAGGCCCCATGTTATAGATTAAACTTTCgtcttttactttaaattatattatgctGAGTCAAAAGGAGAGACTTATGAGAaggatgataaaaaatatatataaaaatgttgtACGTGATATcctattttgagtttttttccctcttctttACAAGATGCTGCAACACTTAGCCAGGTCTCTTGATCTTTTTATCTGAAGGTATACGATGGCTACAGTTCTTTGCATCCTTGCCTTGAAGCATGGATGCATAAATCATGATAATGTGTAACCACGAAATAGATTTATTAATAATGAGTGTAATGATCGAAGACAGATACAATATCTCATGCACGTTCTGGTAAACAGTGATATCCATATTTCAAGGTGGATTTTGTACCTCTCAATGTGATCATGGGTCAATAATTGTTGCACCATAGGGAATTATTGATTCTAG
This Populus alba chromosome 7, ASM523922v2, whole genome shotgun sequence DNA region includes the following protein-coding sequences:
- the LOC118043593 gene encoding probable trehalose-phosphate phosphatase J; protein product: MTNQNVVVADTNSGLNLAITVHVTNSSIFTTAAQKPPAAPGGYISISRKKLLKNLEINGGARINAWVDSMKASSPTHIKSTPSVNEEQSSWILHHPSALEMFEQIIDASKGKQIVMFLDYDGTLSPIVDDPDKAFMSKQMRATVRKLARFFPTAIVSGRCRDKVYNFVRLAELYYAGSHGMDIKGPAKGSKYKKGGDGVVFQAASEFLPMIDEVYEELVEKTKTTPGAKVENNKFCLSVHYRCVDEKKWSGLAQVVKSVLKEYPKLRLTQGRKVLEIRPTIKWDKGKALEFLLESLGFANCTDVFPVYIGDDRTDEDAFKVLRERGQGFGILVSKIPKDTSASYSLQEPTQVMDFLRRLVEWKRLPFQGRSRVV